The Corynebacterium renale genome includes a region encoding these proteins:
- a CDS encoding resuscitation-promoting factor, which produces MTGSTRSLNRINRTASVPLRAATGGVLATMVVGGVAVVSAQKDITLDINGEQMALATFSSDVAGALEDAGIEVGAQDIISPAPSTALGKNDTITVRTAKPVAVVIDGEERTLTSNAVTVGELLGEIDVARGSNVDGSADAKLQDGMKVEVTTPKIIAVNEAGTVTYTAVAAKTVGDVLKERGIAVGSEDRVTPAPSEKLANNTVITVDRVESTEETVREPFEAPVEYIDDPESPEGTETVVTPAQPGEREVTRRIVTVNGVEESRDIIHETELAPATAAVVKRGTKQAPSAPSVASGSVWDQLAQCESGGNWAINTGNGYHGGLQFSASTWLAYGGGQYAPTADQASREQQIAIASKVQQGQGWGAWPACTARMGLR; this is translated from the coding sequence ATGACTGGTTCCACTCGTTCCCTTAACCGAATCAACCGCACCGCGTCTGTCCCGCTGCGCGCCGCTACCGGTGGCGTGCTGGCGACCATGGTCGTCGGCGGTGTTGCTGTTGTGAGTGCGCAGAAAGACATCACGCTCGACATCAACGGCGAGCAGATGGCGCTAGCTACCTTCTCCTCTGACGTTGCCGGCGCCCTTGAGGATGCGGGCATTGAGGTCGGCGCCCAGGACATTATTTCGCCTGCGCCGAGCACTGCGCTGGGGAAGAATGACACGATTACGGTGCGTACCGCGAAGCCGGTCGCAGTGGTCATCGACGGGGAAGAACGCACACTGACCTCGAACGCGGTGACCGTGGGTGAGCTGCTCGGCGAAATTGACGTAGCTCGCGGGTCCAACGTGGATGGCAGTGCCGACGCCAAGCTGCAAGACGGCATGAAGGTGGAAGTCACCACCCCGAAGATCATTGCCGTCAACGAAGCAGGCACCGTCACCTACACCGCCGTTGCGGCGAAGACCGTGGGAGACGTACTCAAAGAACGTGGCATCGCAGTTGGATCCGAGGACCGCGTCACCCCGGCCCCGTCTGAGAAGCTGGCCAACAACACGGTCATTACCGTGGACCGCGTGGAATCCACCGAAGAGACCGTCCGCGAACCCTTCGAGGCCCCGGTCGAATACATCGACGACCCCGAATCCCCAGAAGGCACCGAAACTGTTGTCACGCCGGCGCAGCCGGGTGAGCGCGAAGTTACTCGGCGCATCGTCACCGTCAACGGCGTGGAGGAATCCCGCGACATCATTCACGAAACTGAGCTGGCACCGGCGACGGCGGCCGTCGTGAAGCGGGGCACCAAGCAGGCCCCATCTGCTCCGTCGGTCGCGTCGGGGTCCGTGTGGGACCAGCTGGCACAGTGTGAGTCCGGCGGCAACTGGGCCATCAACACTGGTAACGGCTACCACGGCGGCCTGCAGTTCAGTGCCTCCACCTGGCTTGCTTACGGTGGCGGCCAGTACGCGCCCACCGCCGACCAGGCTTCCCGCGAACAGCAAATCGCAATTGCTTCCAAGGTGCAGCAGGGCCAGGGCTGGGGTGCGTGGCCAGCGTGTACCGCACGCATGGGCCTGCGCTAA
- the metG gene encoding methionine--tRNA ligase, producing MTKTVLVNVAWPYANGPRHIGHVAGFGVPSDVFARYHRMRGNNVLMVSGTDEHGTPLLVQADKEGVTVTELADRYNRQIVEDLQGLGLSYDLFTRTTTRNHYAAVQELFRGLYDNGYMVKKTTMGAVSPTTGRTLPDRYIEGTCPICKATDARGDQCDNCGNQLDPVDLINPVSKINGETPQFIETEHFMLDLPALAGALEEWLKGRENWRPNVLKFSLNLLEDIQPRAMTRDIDWGIPIPVEGWEDNGAKKLYVWFDAVVGYLSASIEWAYRSGNPDAWKQWWQNGEAESFYFMGKDNITFHSQIWPAELLGYAGKGDKGGKVHELGELNLPTEVVSSEFLTMSGSKFSSSKGVVIYVKDFLKDFGADALRYFIAVAGPENNDADFTWDEFVRRINNELANGWGNLVNRTVSMAHKNFGEVPQPGELHDADSTLLKLAEDTFGTVAEALEASKFKVGMSAIMHVVAEANAYIAAQEPWVLAKSEDPADRERLATVLWTALQVVSDCNVMLTPYLPHTAQKVHETLGRDGIWAAQPRIEEVVDDMPVDVVGVGVPEKGRHYPVITGDYDDQQAVWQRVDVVPGTALAKPKPLVAKLDPELGETGPEWAPVQ from the coding sequence ATGACAAAAACCGTGCTCGTCAATGTTGCTTGGCCTTATGCCAATGGACCCCGCCACATCGGACACGTGGCGGGTTTCGGTGTTCCGTCGGATGTGTTCGCCCGGTATCACCGAATGCGGGGCAACAATGTACTGATGGTTTCCGGTACGGATGAGCACGGAACCCCGCTGCTCGTGCAGGCGGATAAAGAAGGCGTAACTGTCACTGAGCTTGCGGACCGCTACAACCGCCAGATTGTGGAGGACCTGCAGGGCCTAGGCTTGTCCTATGACCTGTTCACCCGCACGACTACGCGCAACCACTACGCGGCTGTGCAGGAACTCTTCCGTGGCCTGTACGACAACGGTTATATGGTCAAGAAGACCACGATGGGTGCAGTATCTCCAACCACTGGCCGTACGTTGCCGGACCGTTACATCGAGGGCACCTGCCCAATCTGTAAGGCCACCGACGCCCGCGGTGACCAGTGTGATAACTGCGGTAATCAGCTAGATCCAGTGGACCTGATTAACCCAGTTTCCAAGATTAATGGTGAGACCCCGCAGTTCATTGAGACTGAACACTTTATGCTGGACCTGCCAGCTTTGGCTGGCGCGCTGGAGGAGTGGCTCAAGGGCCGCGAGAACTGGCGCCCCAACGTGTTGAAGTTCAGCCTGAACCTGCTGGAGGATATTCAGCCGCGCGCTATGACCCGCGACATTGACTGGGGTATCCCCATCCCTGTCGAGGGTTGGGAAGATAACGGGGCAAAGAAGCTCTACGTCTGGTTCGATGCAGTGGTCGGTTACCTGTCTGCCTCCATCGAGTGGGCGTACCGTTCTGGCAACCCGGATGCGTGGAAGCAGTGGTGGCAAAACGGTGAGGCCGAGTCCTTCTACTTCATGGGCAAGGACAACATCACGTTCCACTCCCAGATCTGGCCCGCAGAGCTCTTGGGCTACGCCGGCAAGGGCGACAAGGGCGGTAAGGTCCACGAACTCGGTGAACTGAACTTGCCGACGGAAGTCGTGTCCTCCGAGTTCCTGACCATGTCCGGTTCCAAGTTCTCTTCCTCCAAGGGCGTTGTTATTTACGTCAAGGACTTCTTGAAGGACTTCGGTGCTGACGCGCTGCGCTACTTCATCGCAGTCGCCGGCCCAGAGAACAATGATGCCGACTTCACCTGGGATGAGTTTGTCCGCCGCATCAACAATGAGTTGGCCAACGGCTGGGGCAATCTGGTGAACCGCACGGTTTCGATGGCGCACAAGAACTTCGGTGAGGTCCCGCAGCCGGGCGAACTCCACGATGCGGATAGCACGCTGCTGAAACTTGCGGAAGACACCTTCGGCACCGTGGCTGAGGCTTTGGAGGCCTCGAAGTTCAAGGTCGGAATGTCTGCCATCATGCACGTGGTCGCAGAGGCTAACGCGTACATTGCTGCGCAGGAGCCGTGGGTTCTGGCAAAGAGCGAGGATCCTGCTGACCGCGAGCGTCTAGCCACGGTCCTGTGGACTGCACTGCAGGTGGTGTCTGACTGCAACGTCATGCTCACCCCGTACCTGCCGCACACTGCGCAGAAGGTCCACGAGACCCTCGGTCGCGACGGCATCTGGGCAGCGCAGCCACGCATTGAAGAGGTTGTCGATGACATGCCTGTCGACGTCGTCGGCGTCGGCGTACCTGAAAAGGGCCGCCACTACCCAGTGATTACTGGCGACTATGACGATCAGCAGGCCGTCTGGCAGCGCGTTGACGTGGTACCTGGTACCGCGCTGGCAAAGCCGAAGCCGCTCGTCGCAAAGCTTGACCCCGAGCTCGGTGAGACCGGCCCGGAGTGGGCGCCGGTCCAGTAA
- a CDS encoding trimeric intracellular cation channel family protein, translating to MQTQTVIDSELFFRLVDVGAVFANGVLGGVVARALRFDVIGFILLAIVTGMGGGMIRDLMLNTGFPVMLTDRGYMVGALLAAALAYFIDLSGKWTNRALIVIDFLGMGCWTATGVNKALAVGLDWIPAVGMGVITAVGGGVLRDVLVNRVPSIFGGTPLCATVAILGSLNAVFFTEFVGNANLGMGVSVVLCSVLGVVARWRRWTLPGAVSLTIPRPNFAREADRLRLRKIRGWIPGEPVDRRAVLPMASRTMDQIKNRMRRKKKES from the coding sequence GTGCAGACCCAAACAGTCATTGATTCCGAACTCTTTTTCAGGCTTGTCGACGTCGGCGCAGTGTTCGCCAACGGCGTCCTCGGCGGCGTCGTCGCGCGTGCCCTGCGCTTCGACGTGATCGGCTTCATCCTGCTCGCCATCGTCACCGGTATGGGCGGCGGCATGATCCGTGACCTCATGCTCAACACGGGCTTCCCCGTCATGCTCACCGACCGCGGCTACATGGTCGGCGCCCTCCTCGCCGCAGCGCTGGCCTACTTCATCGACCTGTCTGGCAAATGGACAAACCGCGCGCTGATCGTCATCGACTTCCTGGGTATGGGCTGCTGGACCGCCACCGGCGTGAACAAAGCCCTGGCCGTGGGCCTGGACTGGATCCCCGCCGTCGGCATGGGAGTGATCACCGCGGTCGGCGGTGGTGTGCTTCGCGACGTCCTCGTCAACCGTGTGCCCTCCATTTTCGGCGGCACGCCCCTGTGTGCCACCGTGGCAATCCTGGGCTCGCTGAACGCCGTCTTCTTCACCGAATTTGTGGGCAACGCCAACCTGGGCATGGGCGTATCCGTAGTCCTCTGCTCTGTCCTGGGCGTTGTTGCGCGCTGGCGCCGCTGGACCCTGCCGGGCGCTGTAAGCCTGACCATCCCCCGCCCGAACTTCGCCCGCGAAGCCGACCGCCTGCGTCTGCGTAAAATCCGCGGCTGGATCCCCGGCGAACCGGTGGATCGCCGCGCTGTGCTGCCCATGGCCTCACGCACCATGGACCAGATCAAAAACCGCATGCGCCGCAAGAAGAAGGAATCCTAA
- the rsmA gene encoding 16S rRNA (adenine(1518)-N(6)/adenine(1519)-N(6))-dimethyltransferase RsmA: MSEESAVQLLGPVEIRALAEELDVTPTKKLGQNFVHDPNTVRRIVDAAELSPDDHVVEVGPGLGSLTLGLLDTVQKVTAVEIDPRLAGRLEQTVSERAASVADRLTVVLKDALTVTPDDVDKPTALVANLPYNVSVPVLLHFLEVFPSIKRVLVMVQLEVADRLAAKPGSKIYGVPSVKAAFYGDVRKAGTIGKNVFWPAPKIESGLVRIDVFEDAPWPRSAREQVFPLIDAAFAQRRKTLRAALSSHFGGGPAAEAALKEAGIEPTQRGEKLGVADFVRLGASDVSAD, translated from the coding sequence GTGAGTGAAGAATCAGCAGTCCAGCTTCTTGGGCCGGTAGAAATCCGCGCCCTCGCCGAGGAACTCGACGTCACCCCGACCAAAAAGTTGGGGCAAAACTTCGTGCATGACCCCAACACGGTGCGTCGCATCGTCGATGCAGCCGAGCTCAGCCCGGATGATCACGTCGTCGAAGTGGGGCCCGGCCTTGGATCTTTGACGCTTGGGCTGCTGGACACCGTGCAGAAGGTCACCGCAGTGGAGATTGACCCGCGCCTGGCGGGTCGCCTTGAGCAAACGGTTTCTGAGCGCGCCGCCAGCGTGGCCGATCGCCTGACGGTGGTTCTCAAGGACGCGCTTACGGTCACGCCGGATGACGTCGATAAGCCCACCGCCCTAGTGGCAAACCTGCCGTACAACGTGTCCGTGCCGGTGCTCCTGCATTTTCTTGAGGTATTTCCCTCCATCAAACGGGTCCTGGTGATGGTGCAGCTTGAGGTCGCCGACCGCCTCGCCGCGAAGCCTGGCTCCAAGATTTACGGGGTGCCCTCGGTAAAGGCTGCGTTCTACGGGGACGTGCGCAAGGCCGGGACGATCGGCAAAAATGTGTTCTGGCCAGCGCCGAAAATCGAATCCGGCCTGGTACGCATCGACGTGTTCGAGGATGCGCCGTGGCCGCGCAGTGCACGCGAGCAGGTTTTCCCGCTTATCGACGCCGCCTTCGCCCAACGCCGCAAGACACTGCGCGCGGCCTTGTCCTCTCACTTTGGGGGCGGCCCAGCTGCGGAGGCCGCGCTGAAGGAGGCGGGCATCGAGCCGACCCAGCGTGGAGAAAAGCTGGGTGTCGCGGACTTTGTACGGTTAGGGGCCAGCGATGTCAGCGCCGATTAA
- a CDS encoding YibE/F family protein encodes MSRHASATTRSLPRRLLLGGLILAAITALVGMAWTWPRGGYPDISDAFVHSQYNQKLIDGTVISVDSDACQSPSVGQVFDGSPIFPVDDTSADQECRRSVVEITSGEHAGRNTMFVHYNVPGEPVLEPGDKIRMTSGDQLAFADYARGPSLLWWGLAVVLGLIIFAGWRGVRALAGLGITLAFILAYLLPAVATGVSSSLLAVITGAVILLAVVPLVHGINWKSAAALAGTLLALLLAAGLTTLGLRSTGVRGLGSEDLLNIMLYLPEVSVMGLLSAGFIIGTLGVLNDVTIAQASTINELADLDPDATPWRLFTGAMRVGQDHITSVVYTLVLSYTGAALPLLLLISAADRSLFDTLTSDVVATELLRSIIGALALILAVPLTTFVAAWTVPEKSDTHRLELAQKPPQQRVPHSH; translated from the coding sequence ATGTCCAGACATGCCAGCGCCACCACGCGCTCCCTGCCCAGACGCCTCCTCCTCGGTGGTCTTATCCTCGCCGCGATCACAGCGCTGGTCGGGATGGCATGGACGTGGCCGCGCGGCGGCTACCCAGACATTAGCGACGCCTTCGTGCATTCGCAATACAACCAGAAGCTTATCGACGGCACCGTGATCTCCGTCGACAGTGACGCCTGCCAATCCCCCTCCGTCGGCCAGGTTTTCGACGGTTCCCCCATCTTCCCAGTGGATGACACTTCGGCCGACCAGGAGTGCAGGCGCTCCGTCGTAGAAATCACCTCCGGCGAACATGCGGGGCGCAACACCATGTTTGTGCACTACAACGTCCCCGGAGAACCAGTCCTGGAACCCGGTGACAAGATCCGCATGACCTCCGGCGACCAGCTAGCCTTCGCCGACTATGCCCGCGGCCCTTCCCTGTTGTGGTGGGGCCTAGCGGTTGTACTCGGGCTGATTATCTTCGCAGGATGGCGCGGTGTACGCGCGCTCGCAGGCCTGGGGATCACGTTGGCGTTCATCCTGGCCTATCTCCTGCCGGCGGTGGCCACGGGCGTGTCGTCCTCCCTGCTGGCCGTGATTACCGGCGCCGTAATTCTGCTTGCAGTGGTTCCGCTGGTGCACGGCATTAACTGGAAATCAGCGGCTGCGCTTGCCGGCACTCTGCTCGCACTCCTCCTCGCAGCGGGGCTAACCACCCTGGGGCTTCGCTCCACGGGGGTGCGCGGCCTGGGTTCCGAGGACCTGCTCAACATCATGCTCTACCTGCCGGAAGTCTCCGTCATGGGGTTACTGTCCGCCGGGTTTATCATCGGCACCCTAGGCGTGCTCAACGACGTGACCATCGCCCAAGCCTCCACCATCAACGAGCTCGCCGACCTGGATCCCGACGCCACCCCCTGGCGCCTGTTCACCGGTGCGATGCGCGTGGGCCAAGACCACATCACTTCCGTGGTGTACACCCTGGTCCTGAGCTACACCGGCGCGGCACTTCCCCTGCTACTGCTCATCTCGGCCGCGGACCGTTCGCTATTTGACACTCTGACCAGCGATGTCGTCGCCACCGAGCTGCTGCGCTCCATCATCGGCGCCCTCGCGCTTATCCTGGCGGTGCCGCTGACTACTTTTGTGGCCGCGTGGACTGTTCCGGAGAAATCAGATACGCACCGCCTTGAGCTGGCCCAGAAGCCACCACAGCAGCGCGTGCCACATTCGCACTAA
- a CDS encoding metal ABC transporter permease: MTNNFANIHLDTHAVLVGDLNLASMPHLIVGTRDFGPQYMYVMLLVLAINAGFIFAFYPQLKLSTFDSEIAQTMGMRPRLLNAAFMFLVSVTVTAAFNAAGALLVVALIVVPAATAYLLSKQLSTMFALTIGIAVLGSSVDSGPPTTWVRQPLRR; encoded by the coding sequence GTGACCAACAACTTCGCCAACATCCACCTGGATACCCACGCGGTGCTCGTCGGTGACCTGAACCTGGCCAGCATGCCGCACCTGATCGTGGGCACCCGCGACTTCGGGCCACAGTACATGTACGTGATGCTGCTGGTCCTGGCCATCAATGCGGGCTTTATCTTTGCGTTCTACCCGCAGCTCAAACTGAGCACCTTCGACTCGGAGATCGCGCAGACCATGGGCATGCGCCCGCGCCTGCTCAACGCCGCGTTCATGTTCCTGGTCTCTGTCACGGTGACCGCAGCGTTCAATGCCGCCGGCGCCCTGCTGGTGGTAGCCCTCATTGTGGTTCCGGCGGCGACGGCGTACCTGCTGAGCAAGCAATTATCGACGATGTTTGCGCTCACCATCGGCATCGCGGTCCTGGGATCCTCGGTGGATTCTGGTCCGCCTACCACCTGGGTGCGGCAACCTCTGCGACGATGA
- a CDS encoding 4-(cytidine 5'-diphospho)-2-C-methyl-D-erythritol kinase translates to MSAPINARAHGKVNLFLGVDSVRDDGYHNLVTVFQSISAHNDVTLTPVPDVSAARDSVVTELTVSGLDAAKVPTDSTNLAWRAVDAIAAIARVGASEAALPCLRVHIAKSIPTAGGMAGGSADAAAALVAANEFYGTGLGLDDLLRVAATLGADVPFCVRGGTCLGTGRGDELVPVLSRGTYWWAFAVSPGAGLSTPKVFDQLDGMERTPHVDPEAVIQAIGRGDVHALAGALHNDMEPASISLAPHLRRTLAVAEDAGALRAVVSGSGPTVAFLCAGQDEAQDVADYVLSANVARAAVVASGPAQGGAYLISPEQSTRPQK, encoded by the coding sequence ATGTCAGCGCCGATTAATGCCCGCGCCCACGGCAAGGTCAACCTGTTTTTGGGTGTTGATTCCGTCCGTGATGACGGCTACCACAATCTTGTCACCGTATTCCAATCTATTTCGGCGCACAATGACGTGACGTTGACGCCGGTTCCCGACGTCAGTGCGGCTCGCGATTCTGTGGTCACCGAATTGACCGTCAGCGGCCTAGACGCTGCGAAGGTGCCCACGGATTCTACGAACCTGGCGTGGCGTGCCGTAGACGCGATTGCCGCTATCGCGCGGGTGGGGGCCAGCGAGGCAGCGTTGCCGTGCCTGCGTGTTCATATTGCAAAATCTATCCCCACGGCCGGCGGGATGGCCGGCGGTTCCGCCGATGCGGCGGCCGCGCTCGTGGCTGCCAATGAATTTTATGGCACCGGCCTGGGGCTAGACGATCTGCTCAGAGTTGCCGCGACTTTAGGCGCCGACGTGCCGTTTTGTGTGCGCGGTGGCACCTGCCTAGGCACCGGCCGCGGAGATGAGCTCGTTCCTGTGCTGTCGCGTGGGACGTACTGGTGGGCGTTTGCTGTATCACCTGGCGCGGGCCTTTCTACCCCGAAGGTTTTTGACCAGCTGGATGGGATGGAGCGCACGCCGCACGTGGATCCTGAGGCCGTCATTCAGGCGATCGGGCGCGGCGACGTCCACGCGCTTGCGGGGGCGTTACACAATGATATGGAGCCGGCTTCGATAAGTTTGGCCCCGCACCTGCGCCGCACGCTCGCGGTTGCGGAGGACGCGGGGGCGCTGCGCGCGGTGGTTTCGGGTTCGGGGCCGACGGTCGCATTCCTGTGCGCGGGCCAGGATGAAGCCCAGGACGTGGCGGATTATGTGCTTAGTGCGAATGTGGCACGCGCTGCTGTGGTGGCTTCTGGGCCAGCTCAAGGCGGTGCGTATCTGATTTCTCCGGAACAGTCCACGCGGCCACAAAAGTAG
- a CDS encoding ATP-binding cassette domain-containing protein, with product MTNLINVENVSLSYGLKTLLDGVSLGVQDTDRIGVVGLNGGGKTSLLEVLTGLEEPDSGRVSHNSDMSFAVVTQRAELNPEDTVAAVVLEPLGVETYEWASNPKVREVLGGLGIVDLGLDTKVGQLSGGERRRVNLAAALVRDLDLIVLDEPTNHLDIEGVQWLAEHLLSRKIAIVVVTHDRWFLDTVANHTWEVHDGTVDVYEGGYNDWTFARAERARQADAAEQRRQNLARKELAWLRRGAPARTSKPRYRIEAAEALIADVPEPRNKVELLSFSKTRQGRVVIELEHAQIDTPDGRTLVDDLTWRLAPGERIGLVGVNGSGKTTLLRTLAGEYPLAAGKRIEGQTARIGWLRQELDDLDPDRRVIDCIEDVATYVEFAGGTLSASQLAERLGFAPKRQRTPVRDLSGGERRRLQLTRVLMAEPNILLLDEPTNDLDIDTLQELEDLLDKWPGTLVVISHDRYLIERIADSTWALFGDGTLTNLPGGIDQYLERRAAEADTGGVVDLGEHTEKPDTPKNDAPGLSAQEHRELRKTLNRLEREMSKLSTTIEQTEKKLADASVAEPLDTELLARLDGQLREARSQHEEIEMEWLDVAERME from the coding sequence ATGACGAACTTAATCAACGTAGAAAACGTGTCCCTGTCTTACGGTTTAAAGACGCTTCTCGACGGCGTCTCCCTGGGCGTCCAGGACACTGACCGCATCGGGGTAGTCGGCTTAAACGGCGGTGGCAAGACCAGCTTGTTGGAAGTGCTCACCGGTTTGGAGGAGCCAGATTCCGGGCGCGTGTCCCACAATTCGGACATGAGTTTCGCGGTGGTGACCCAGCGTGCGGAACTCAACCCGGAGGACACGGTGGCCGCCGTGGTCCTGGAGCCGCTGGGCGTGGAGACCTACGAGTGGGCCTCGAACCCTAAGGTCCGCGAAGTCCTCGGCGGGCTGGGGATCGTGGACTTAGGCTTGGATACCAAGGTGGGCCAGCTTTCTGGTGGTGAGCGCCGCCGCGTGAACCTGGCTGCGGCGTTGGTGCGTGACCTGGACCTGATCGTCCTCGACGAGCCCACCAACCACCTGGACATCGAGGGCGTCCAATGGCTGGCTGAGCACTTGCTTTCCCGCAAGATTGCCATCGTGGTGGTCACCCATGACCGTTGGTTCCTGGATACCGTGGCTAACCACACGTGGGAGGTCCACGACGGCACCGTTGACGTTTACGAGGGTGGCTACAACGATTGGACGTTCGCCCGGGCTGAGCGTGCTCGCCAGGCCGATGCCGCCGAGCAGCGCCGCCAAAACTTGGCGCGTAAAGAACTTGCGTGGCTACGCCGCGGCGCTCCGGCGCGTACGTCGAAGCCGCGCTACCGCATCGAGGCAGCTGAAGCCCTGATCGCGGATGTTCCCGAGCCGCGCAACAAGGTAGAACTACTCAGCTTTTCAAAGACCCGCCAGGGCCGCGTGGTCATTGAGCTGGAGCACGCGCAGATCGATACCCCGGACGGGCGCACGCTGGTCGACGACCTCACGTGGCGTCTCGCGCCGGGCGAACGCATCGGCTTGGTGGGGGTGAACGGTTCAGGTAAGACCACCTTGCTGCGCACCCTCGCCGGCGAATACCCGCTGGCTGCAGGCAAGCGCATCGAAGGCCAGACCGCCCGGATCGGGTGGTTGCGCCAGGAACTCGACGACCTGGACCCCGACCGGCGCGTCATCGACTGCATCGAAGACGTGGCCACCTACGTGGAATTCGCCGGCGGAACCCTGTCGGCCTCCCAGCTGGCCGAACGCCTAGGCTTCGCGCCGAAACGCCAGCGCACCCCGGTGCGTGACCTCTCCGGCGGCGAGCGTCGCCGCCTCCAACTCACCCGCGTGCTCATGGCCGAGCCGAACATCTTGCTTCTCGACGAGCCAACGAACGACCTTGACATCGACACGCTGCAAGAACTCGAAGACCTTTTGGATAAGTGGCCGGGCACCCTCGTGGTGATTTCCCACGACCGCTACTTGATCGAGCGCATCGCCGATTCCACCTGGGCCCTCTTCGGGGACGGCACGCTGACCAACCTCCCCGGTGGTATTGACCAGTACTTGGAGCGCCGCGCGGCGGAAGCCGATACCGGTGGGGTAGTAGATCTTGGTGAGCACACAGAAAAACCCGACACACCGAAAAACGATGCGCCGGGTCTGAGCGCTCAAGAACACCGTGAGCTGCGCAAGACGCTCAACCGCCTGGAACGTGAGATGTCTAAGCTTTCCACAACCATCGAGCAGACGGAGAAGAAACTCGCGGACGCGTCCGTGGCCGAGCCGCTGGACACGGAACTTCTGGCGCGCCTCGACGGGCAGCTGCGCGAAGCGCGCAGCCAGCACGAAGAGATAGAGATGGAGTGGTTAGACGTGGCGGAGCGAATGGAATAG
- a CDS encoding TatD family hydrolase, with amino-acid sequence MSKKKPRPEPVPAAGLSGLIDAHTHLTSCKDDAADLVERARRAGVEKICTVGDGLAETRAALDLAKQFPDVWAACAIHPTRAHELDAAARAELEEMAADPKCVAIGETGIDTYWIKHDPEKTAPLDVQEEALRWHADLAVRTGKALMIHNREGDEELLRILDDCPAPPHVILHCFSSPLDVARAALDRGWILSFCGNTTFKRNDELRAAAALAPADQYLIETDAPYMTPEPFRGSRNEPSLIGHTALVVAQARGVDVREVAGDVSATFDRVYGLAEN; translated from the coding sequence ATGAGCAAAAAGAAACCGCGCCCCGAACCCGTACCGGCAGCTGGACTTTCTGGGCTTATCGACGCCCATACGCACCTCACCAGCTGTAAAGACGATGCCGCAGACCTGGTTGAACGGGCGCGGCGTGCTGGCGTGGAGAAGATCTGCACCGTCGGCGACGGGCTAGCAGAGACGCGGGCGGCGTTGGATCTTGCGAAGCAGTTCCCGGATGTGTGGGCGGCGTGCGCCATCCACCCGACGCGCGCGCACGAACTCGATGCTGCTGCCCGTGCCGAGCTGGAGGAGATGGCAGCCGACCCGAAGTGTGTGGCCATCGGGGAGACAGGCATTGATACCTATTGGATTAAGCACGATCCCGAAAAAACCGCGCCCCTGGACGTGCAGGAAGAGGCGCTGCGCTGGCACGCAGACTTGGCGGTGCGCACGGGGAAGGCGCTGATGATTCACAATCGGGAAGGTGATGAGGAGCTGCTGCGCATCCTCGACGACTGCCCAGCGCCCCCGCACGTGATTTTGCACTGTTTCTCTTCACCACTCGACGTGGCGCGCGCGGCGCTAGACCGGGGCTGGATCTTAAGCTTCTGCGGAAATACCACCTTCAAGCGCAATGATGAACTGCGCGCGGCCGCGGCGTTGGCCCCAGCGGATCAGTACCTTATTGAAACGGACGCGCCGTATATGACGCCGGAGCCTTTCCGAGGGAGCCGTAATGAGCCGTCCTTGATCGGGCATACGGCATTGGTGGTTGCGCAGGCCCGCGGGGTGGATGTTCGTGAGGTTGCCGGGGACGTGTCGGCGACATTCGACCGCGTGTACGGGCTGGCGGAAAACTAA